Proteins co-encoded in one Uloborus diversus isolate 005 chromosome 9, Udiv.v.3.1, whole genome shotgun sequence genomic window:
- the LOC129230493 gene encoding uncharacterized protein LOC129230493, with product MVYGSSLRLPGEFFQPMDTSIVLDPTKFVHKLRDCMSSLKPVPTSAHCKRSPFVQKDLLTSTHVFLRIDSLRKSLEPTYSGPHEVLARQEKTFRIKINNKEAVVSIDRLKPAFLWVTDTGSTPSPPVQPEKLTPASLELPTSAPSKTTEEFYTTRSGRRVRFHKYS from the coding sequence ATGGTGTACGGCTCATCCTTGCGTCTTCCAGGAGAGTTTTTCCAGCCCATGGACACCAGCATAGTCCTCGACCCTACCAAGTTTGTGCACAAGCTGAGAGACTGTATGTCATCCTTAAAGCCAGTGCCTACTAGTGCCCACTGCAAACGCAGTCCTTTTGTGCAGAAGGACTTGTTAACGTCAACTCATGTGTTCCTTCGCATTGACTCTCTACGAAAGTCTTTGGAGCCAACTTATTCCGGTCCTCATGAAGTGCTCGCTAGACAGGAAAAGACTTTTCGCATTAAAATCAACAACAAAGAGGCAGTTGTGAGTATAGATCGGCTAAAACCTGCTTTCCTTTGGGTTACGGATACTGGATCAACCCCATCACCTCCAGTACAACCTGAAAAATTGACTCCGGCATCCTTGGAACTACCTACTAGTGCTCCATCGAAAACCACAGAGGAGTTTTACACCACGCGATCAGGGCGTCGTGTTCGATTCCATAAGTATTCATAA